CTGGAACTGCTCCTACGCACCCCCCTGGCAGTGCGCGGCAAGACCACCTACAAAGAAGAATTTGTGACCTGCGGGGGAATTTTGCTGGAAGAAGTTGACTTAAAAACCATGGAAAGCCGCCGGGTTCCGGGGCTGTATTTCGCCGGCGAAGTACTCGACATCGATGGAATAACCGGGGGATTTAACTTCCAGGCGGCTTGGACCACGGGGTTTCTGGCCGGGCGCGCCATGAGCAAACCGGGCCATCAGCAGGGTTAGGTAACGTTGACGAGTCAGGCCAATTTTTACAAAGCAAACAGCTCACTACCAACGGCTAACCGCCTTTGCGCAACTTTCCTGAGAGTCCGACAGTAAAGGAGATAGAAATTTTTCACTTTTAACTACTCCCCTTTTCCGATGGAAGCCAAAGCCACCCAAGCCCTACTCAACGAATTGGTTGAAACCCTCAAAGATGGCCAGAAAGGCTACGCCGACGCCATGACCGACGTCGAGGACCCCAAACTGAAAGAAACCTTCAAAAAATACGCGGCCCAGCGCGCCGGCTACATCACCGAAATTGAAGACCAGATGTTCAAGCTGGACCTCAAGCCCGACGAAAGTTCTTCGGTAACCGGCACTGTGCACCGCGCCTGGATTGACCTGAAGTCGGCCCTGACCAGCAAAGACAACAAAGCCGTGCTCAACGAGTGCGAGCGCGGCGAAGACTACGCAGTTAAAGCTTACCAGACCGCCTTAAAGGCCCAGGACCTGCCTACGCCGCTTAAATCGGTAATCGAAAAGCAATACCAAGGCGTGCAGGAAGCCCACAACACCATCCGCACCCTGCGGGACACGGCGAAATAAATTCGTTTGATAGTTCAGCCCAACAAAAAAGCCGCTCAATTTGAGCGGCTTTTTTGTTTTCTAACCCTAATATAATTTACCTAATTATTCACCTAAGCTGGATAATCCAGGTACACGTACATACTAGTTAGCTTATTCATCGAAGCTCTCGTTGCGGGGGGCACGGGGCGTGCGGGGGGTTTCGTACTCGCGGGGCGTACCGTAGCTGGGCTTGTTGCCATAGCTGGGCTTGTCGCCATAGCTGCCTTTGTTGCCACCGTAGCTGGGCTTGTTG
This region of Hymenobacter sedentarius genomic DNA includes:
- a CDS encoding PA2169 family four-helix-bundle protein, which translates into the protein MEAKATQALLNELVETLKDGQKGYADAMTDVEDPKLKETFKKYAAQRAGYITEIEDQMFKLDLKPDESSSVTGTVHRAWIDLKSALTSKDNKAVLNECERGEDYAVKAYQTALKAQDLPTPLKSVIEKQYQGVQEAHNTIRTLRDTAK